Within Kutzneria chonburiensis, the genomic segment CGCTCCCGGTTCCAGCGGACCTGCGCCACGGCCTGGTTCCATTCCGGTGCCAGCTCCGGAAACAGGATCGGCGCTCGCCAGCCGGCCCTCGCCCAGACGTCGTTCGCCCACGCCTGTGCCCGCCACGCCTCGGCCACAAAGGACTGCTGCCGTTCGAGCGCGCGACCGCGGACCTCGTCGTCGGGGTCGATGAGGTCGTACAGCCAGGCGTGATCAGGCACGGCCGGAGCATGCCAGATCTACCAGGGCAGGCCGACGTAGTTTTCGGCGATGGCGGTCATCGCGGCGCGGCTGCCGGCGGTGTAGCGGAGCTCGGCCAGCTGGACCTGGCGCTGGAAGGCGTCGGCGGTCGGGGACACGTGCAGCATCGAGGTCATCTTCCACGAGAAGGCCTCGGCCTTCCACACGCGGTGCAGTGCGGTGTCCGAATAGGACTCCACCAGGCGGGAGTCGTTGTGCTGCAACAGCTGTGTCACGGCACGCGAGAGCAGGCGGACGTCGGCGACGGCGAGGTTCATGCCCTTGGCGCCGGTCGGCGGGACGATATGGGCGGCGTCGCCGGCCAGGAAAAGACGACCGTGGCGCATGGGGGTGGCGACGAAGCTGCGCATGGCGGTGATTCCCTTGTCCAGCAGAGGGCCTTCCAAGACCGGGCTCTCGCCGTCGACGGCCATCCGGGTGTGCAGCTCGGCCCAGATCCGGTCGTCGGGCCACTCCTTGATGTCCTCGTCCGGCGCGACCTGGAGGTACAGCCGGGTGATCTCGGGCGACCGCATGCTGTACAAGGCGAAACCGCGCTCGTGAAAGGTGTAGGCCAACTCCTCCCGGGTCGGGGCGGCCTTGGCCAGGATGCCCAACCAGGCGAAGGGATACGTGTGGTCGTAAGCCTCGTGCGGCACGGCTTTCCGGCTCGGGCCATGGAAACCGTCGCACCCGGCGATCACGTCGCAGACCAACTCTTGCGGCTGCCCGTCGGCGTCACGAAAGGTGATGCGGGGGCGGTCGGTGTCGATGTCGTGCACGGCGGTTTCGCTGATGTCGAAGAGGATCTGGCCGCCGTCACGGGTGCGGGCGTCGATGAGGTCCTTCACGACCTCCTGCTGTCCGTACACGGTGACGTTGCGGCCGACGAGCTCCTCGAACGCGATGCGGTGGTCGGCGCCGTCGAAACGCAGCGAGATGCCGCCGTGCACCAGGCCCTCGCGGTCCATCCGCTCCCCCAGGCCGACCTCGCGCAGCAGGTCGGTGGTGGTGTTCTCGAGCACGCCGGCCCGCACGCGCTGCCGCACGTAGTCCTCGCCGCGCTCCTCGAGCACCACCGACTCGACGCCCTCGAGATGCAGCAGGTGCGACAACAGCAGCCCCGCCGGGCCGGCCCCGATGATCCCGACCTGTGTGCGCACGGTGACCTTCCTCCCTGGTTGCGAGCGTCCAGCATGGAAGCCATGCTCGGTCCGGTCACCGCAGGTTTCCGATGGACGGAAGGGTAGCTCGTGCCGCCTCGCACCACCGATCCCGTCAGCGTCGGGGCCCGCCTGATCGCCCTGCTGGACGCCTTCACGGCCCGGGCGTCGGCGCTGACGCTGTCCGAGCTCAGCCGCCGGACCGGGCTGCCGCTGACGTCCACGCACCGGCTCGTCGGCGAACTGGCCGCGGGCGGGCTCCTGGAGCGCGGCGACGACGGCCGGTACCGGATCGGGTTGCGACTGTGGGAGATCGCGTCACTGGCGTCGCGCGGCATCGGCCTGCGCGAGAGCGCGATGCCCTTCCTGGAGGACCTGTACGAGGCGACGCACCAGCACGTGCAGCTCGCCGTGCTGGAGGGGCACGAGGTGCTGTACCTGGAGCGAATCTCCGGCCGCGACGCCGTGTCGATCATCTCGCGGGTCGGCGGGCGGCTGGCCCCGCACGCCACCGGCGTCGGCGTGGTGCTGCTGGCCCACGCCCCGGTCGAGGTGCAGGACGCGATCCTGGCGGCGCCGCTGCGCCGGTTCACGCCCCGGACCGAGACCAGGCCATCGGAGCTCCGACGAATCCTGGCCGACGTCCGCCGCGACGGCTACGCGATCACCGACGGCACCATCGAGACGGTGGCCTTGTCGGTCGCCGCACCCGTGCGAGGCCCGGACGATTCCGTGGTCGCGGCGATCTCGGTGGTGGTGCCGGCGGAGTCCGCCCAGCCGCGTGAGATAGTTCCGGCGGTGATCGCCGCCGCCCGCGGCATTTCCCGGGTACTGGGCGCACCGAGCAGCCAGCGACTGGCGCGCACCGTACGCCGTGAGACCCACCGCCGGGATCTCCCATTGTGAAACAACCGCGTCACAACCTCTGTGACGTAGTTGTTTCACCGTGGCAACCATCCTTTTCGCGATGCCGGCGACTAAACCGGCATGCGAATCCCAGCGGGCCTTGTCCTGGCGGTCGCGGCGCTGGCACTCGTGGGCTGCGGGCACGTGCGGGCCGGCACCGACACCGGCGTGAGCCACCCGTCGCCGGCCGCCCACACGGCCACGTCCATCGCCGTCACCAGCAGTTCCGCCGCCGATCCCGGCGCGGCGGCGGTCGAAGCCGAGTCCGACGGCCGGTTCTCGCTGGTGGTGTTCGATCGCAACACCGGCAAGGCCGTGGTGAATCAGAATCCGTCGGCCGGATATCCGGCCGAATCGGTCGTCAAGCTGCTCATCGCGATCGCCGCGCTACAGAACGGCGAGGATCCGGGCCTCGTCACGACAATGCTGACGATGAGCGACGACCAGATCGCCAATCAATTGTGGTCACGCTACGGCAATGTCGCGATCGTCTATCGGGCGGTCGACCAGATCGGCCTGCCCGGTGTGGTCGCACCCCGGATCCGGGCCGCTGGGGCGACACCCGGATCACCGCCGACGACGTGGTCAAGATCTACCGGTACCTGCTCGAAACGGCGCCGGAAGAGCTGTCCGCGGTCATCATGAAGGCCCTGGGCAACACCTCCAGGAAGGCCGCCGACAACTTCTACCAGTACTTCGGCATTCCCGACGCCCGCGACGATCACGACTGGGCGGTGAAGGAGGGCTGGGCCTGCTGCAGCCCGGACCGTGTCCTGCACAGCACCGGCGTGGTCGGCGACGACCGGCGGTACATCGTCGTCGCCCTCAGCGCGCACGACGCCTCGACCTCCACGTGGGACCAGGTCGGCGGCGAGCTGACCGACGCCGTGCGTCGGGCGCTGGCCGGGATCCGGAGGTAGTCACCCTTGTGAACAAATCCCGGCCAGTCATCCGACCTCTTCACCGGTACAGTGAGCCGTTCGGCCTAAAAAAGCCCGGTCACGGTTGCCCGTAAAGGTTCTCCGTCCTATGTTTCGCCTCAGTTACGGCGAGGAGGTCGGATGTGTCCGGGTCCCTGGGACGGGTGGACCTATTCGCCGTGCAGCTCCTGGACCGCCGACTCGATCCGGTCCAGCGCCCGTTCCATCGGCCCGAGGCCGACCGAGGGCAGCCAGAACACCGCGCGCCGGAAGCCGGCCCGCTCGAACCGCTCCAGCGACGACGCCTTGGGCTGAGCGTTCATCAGGACGAAGTCGAGCTTGCGGTCGGCCCGGTCCTGCATCTGCATGGCCCGGCCGACGATGTCGTCCGCGCGACCGCCGTAGTTGGGCATCCAGCCGTCGCCGAAGGACAGCACGCGGTCGGCAACCGTCGGCCCGTTGCCGCCGATCAGCACCGGCGGATGCGGCCGCTGCGCCGGCTTCGGCCAGGACCAGATCCGCTCGAACTTCACGAACTCGCCGGCGTACGAGGCTTCCTCGGCGGTCCAGATCGCCTTCATCGCCTCGATCCGCTCGGCCATCAGCCGCATCCGGGTCCGCGGGTCGGTGCCGTGGTTCTCCATCTCCTCACGGTTCCAGCCGGCCCCGACGCCGAACTCCAGCCGTCCCCCGGAGAGGTGGTCGACGCTGGCGACCTCCTTGGCCGTCGTGATCGGGTCGCGCTGGTTCACCAGACAGATCCCGCTGCCCACCCGCAGTGTCGTCGTCGCCGCGGCCGCCGCCGTGAGCGTGACGAACAGGTCGTAGGTGTGGGCGTACTTGCGGGGAAGCTCGCCGCCGCTCGGATAGGGAGTGCGTCGGTCGGCCGGGATATGGGTGTGCTCCGGGAAGAACAACGACTCGTGACCGCGCTCCTCGACCAGCCGCGCGAGCGGCCCGGGAGCGACGGTCGTGGGCGTGGCGAAAACGGCGACACCGATGTCCATGGTCGAACCGTACGCCGACCGCTGTGTCATCACGATCTGGAGAACCCATGAAACGATCAGTCCAGCTGGCGGTCGGCGCGGCCACGGCGGTGCTCGCCGCCGTCGCGCTGACCGGCACCCCGGCGGACGCGTCCGGGGCCGGCAGTGCGGACGTCTACGTCTCTCCGCAGGGCAACGACAAGCAAGCCGGCACGTCAGCGCAGCCGGTGCGCACGCTGCAACAGGCGCAGACCCTGGTCCGTCAGCGCGCGCCGCAAGCTACAGGTGACCTGACCGTGCACCTCGCCTCCGGGGTGTTCGATCTGTCACAGCCGCTGAAGTTCGACGCCCGCGACTCCGGTGTCAACGGCCATCGGGTGATCTGGCAGGGCAGCGCCGGCACTCAGATCAGCGGCGGCCGGCAGGTCACCGGCTGGCACGCGGTGTCCGGCAAACCCGGACTTTTTGCCGCCCCAGCACCGAAAGGCCTCGACAACACGCGGCAGCTGTACGTCAACGGCGTGCGTGAGCAGCGGGCCCAGGGGACGGTGCCGGTCACGGTGAAGGCGACCGCCACCGGCTACACCGCCTCGTCCGACGCCATGGCGGGCTGGCGGAATCAGAGCGACATCGAGTTCGTCTACACCGCGGGCGAGGCGCTGTGGAACATCCAGCGTGACGGCCTCGGGCAGTGGACCGAGCCGCGCTGCCCCATCGCGTCCATCAGCGGTACGACGATCACCATGGCCCAGCCCTGCTGGGACAACTCCACGAAACGCGTCCAGTTCCCGAACATTCCCGGGCGCAGCGTCAACATGGTCGGACCGTACGACCTGACCAACGGCCGGCATCCCACGTACGTGGAGAACGCGTTCGAGGTGCTGGACACGCCCGGCGAGTGGTACCTGGACCGGTCTTCGCACACCGTCTACTACATGCCGCGGCCGGGTGAGAACCTGAGCACCGCCGACGTCGAGGCGCCGGCGCTGGAGCAGCTGATCACCGCGACCGGGCTGAGCAACGTGTCGTTCCGCGGGATCCAGTACTCGTACGCGACCTGGCTGACGCCGTCGTCACCGGAAGGCTTCTCCGAGATCCAGGCCGGCTACACCAACACCGGTCCGGACGGCTGGGCCGTGCAGGGCCTGTGCCAGTTCGTGCCCAACGGCAAGTGCCCGTACGCCTCGTGGACGCCGGAACCGGGCAACATCACCGTGTCCGGCGGCAGCGGCCTGGAGTTCAGCGACTCCGTGTTCACCCATCTCGGCGCGGCCGGGCTGCGGCTGGCCGACAACACCGCGAACACCATGGTGCGCGGCAATATCTTCACCGACATCTCGGGCAACGGCATCGAGATCGGCGGCGTCGACCAGCCCACCACCGGCAGCACGCACGACGTGCAGGTGCTGGACAACCACCTGTACGGCCTGCCGCGGGAGTTCCACGGCGGCGTCGCCATCCTCAACGGCTACAGCCAGCACAACACGATCTCGCACAACCAGATCGACCACGTCGCCTACTCGGCCATCTCGATGGGCTGGGGCGGCTGGCCCGACAAGATCAAGGTCGCCGCGACGCCCAACAACTCGCACGACAACCTGGTGTCCGACAACCTGATCCACGACTACATGCTGTCGTTGGACGACGGCGGCGGCATCTACACCCAGGGCATCACCGGCAGCTCGCTGGCCACCGGCCAGAAGGTCACCGGCAACGTGATCTACGGGCAGTTGGGGCTGGGCAAGGGAATCTACACCGACAACGGCAACACGTACGAGAACGTCGTCGGCAACGTCGTCTACGGGGTGGCGTACGCCGATGTCGGCACCGCGCACGTGGACTACCGGGACAACCTCGGCAACAACGATCCCACGCTGATCCAGGGCAACTACTGGGAGCAGGGCGACAAGGACGGCAACAACAAGGGCGTCGTCACCCAGGGCAACCACCTGCTGGACAACCCGTCCGCCGCACCGAAGTCCATTGTGGACAATGCCGGGCTGGAGCCGGCGTACCGGGGACTGTTGGGACGAGCCGTTGGCGGTAACGGTGTGCCGGAGCAGCCGACCCGGGTTGGTTCGTTCGCCGCCGACGGCAAGGTGTACGTGACCTGGAATCCCAGCTATGCCTTCAACAATGCCGCTGTGGACAGCTATCTCGTCACCGCCGGGTCTCGCACCGTCACTGTTCCGGCTTCGCAGTTCAACCGGTTGGGCTATGCCGTTGTCGACGGGCTGACCAACGGCAAGTCCTATGTGGTCACCGTGCGGGCGCACAACCGTTACGGCGCCAGCACTCCGTCTCTGCCGGCCGGTGCCGTGACGCCCGGTCCGTTGGCCGGCAAACACGCGGATGCCCCGACCGGCGGCAAGGCGTTGCCGTCGTCGAGCGCCGTCAGCCTGCACTGGACGCCGCCGGCCGGGATGGGTGACACGCCCGTCATCGGCTACGTGATCACCGTGTCCGACGGGCGGACCAT encodes:
- a CDS encoding 4-hydroxybenzoate 3-monooxygenase, with the protein product MRTQVGIIGAGPAGLLLSHLLHLEGVESVVLEERGEDYVRQRVRAGVLENTTTDLLREVGLGERMDREGLVHGGISLRFDGADHRIAFEELVGRNVTVYGQQEVVKDLIDARTRDGGQILFDISETAVHDIDTDRPRITFRDADGQPQELVCDVIAGCDGFHGPSRKAVPHEAYDHTYPFAWLGILAKAAPTREELAYTFHERGFALYSMRSPEITRLYLQVAPDEDIKEWPDDRIWAELHTRMAVDGESPVLEGPLLDKGITAMRSFVATPMRHGRLFLAGDAAHIVPPTGAKGMNLAVADVRLLSRAVTQLLQHNDSRLVESYSDTALHRVWKAEAFSWKMTSMLHVSPTADAFQRQVQLAELRYTAGSRAAMTAIAENYVGLPW
- a CDS encoding IclR family transcriptional regulator; protein product: MPPRTTDPVSVGARLIALLDAFTARASALTLSELSRRTGLPLTSTHRLVGELAAGGLLERGDDGRYRIGLRLWEIASLASRGIGLRESAMPFLEDLYEATHQHVQLAVLEGHEVLYLERISGRDAVSIISRVGGRLAPHATGVGVVLLAHAPVEVQDAILAAPLRRFTPRTETRPSELRRILADVRRDGYAITDGTIETVALSVAAPVRGPDDSVVAAISVVVPAESAQPREIVPAVIAAARGISRVLGAPSSQRLARTVRRETHRRDLPL
- a CDS encoding LLM class F420-dependent oxidoreductase is translated as MDIGVAVFATPTTVAPGPLARLVEERGHESLFFPEHTHIPADRRTPYPSGGELPRKYAHTYDLFVTLTAAAAATTTLRVGSGICLVNQRDPITTAKEVASVDHLSGGRLEFGVGAGWNREEMENHGTDPRTRMRLMAERIEAMKAIWTAEEASYAGEFVKFERIWSWPKPAQRPHPPVLIGGNGPTVADRVLSFGDGWMPNYGGRADDIVGRAMQMQDRADRKLDFVLMNAQPKASSLERFERAGFRRAVFWLPSVGLGPMERALDRIESAVQELHGE
- a CDS encoding fibronectin type III domain-containing protein, which codes for MKRSVQLAVGAATAVLAAVALTGTPADASGAGSADVYVSPQGNDKQAGTSAQPVRTLQQAQTLVRQRAPQATGDLTVHLASGVFDLSQPLKFDARDSGVNGHRVIWQGSAGTQISGGRQVTGWHAVSGKPGLFAAPAPKGLDNTRQLYVNGVREQRAQGTVPVTVKATATGYTASSDAMAGWRNQSDIEFVYTAGEALWNIQRDGLGQWTEPRCPIASISGTTITMAQPCWDNSTKRVQFPNIPGRSVNMVGPYDLTNGRHPTYVENAFEVLDTPGEWYLDRSSHTVYYMPRPGENLSTADVEAPALEQLITATGLSNVSFRGIQYSYATWLTPSSPEGFSEIQAGYTNTGPDGWAVQGLCQFVPNGKCPYASWTPEPGNITVSGGSGLEFSDSVFTHLGAAGLRLADNTANTMVRGNIFTDISGNGIEIGGVDQPTTGSTHDVQVLDNHLYGLPREFHGGVAILNGYSQHNTISHNQIDHVAYSAISMGWGGWPDKIKVAATPNNSHDNLVSDNLIHDYMLSLDDGGGIYTQGITGSSLATGQKVTGNVIYGQLGLGKGIYTDNGNTYENVVGNVVYGVAYADVGTAHVDYRDNLGNNDPTLIQGNYWEQGDKDGNNKGVVTQGNHLLDNPSAAPKSIVDNAGLEPAYRGLLGRAVGGNGVPEQPTRVGSFAADGKVYVTWNPSYAFNNAAVDSYLVTAGSRTVTVPASQFNRLGYAVVDGLTNGKSYVVTVRAHNRYGASTPSLPAGAVTPGPLAGKHADAPTGGKALPSSSAVSLHWTPPAGMGDTPVIGYVITVSDGRTIAVNGRDALVSQPTAKGMTRVVDGLKAGTAYTFTIAAVTADGPGAALTVQTTTGS